A genomic region of Echeneis naucrates chromosome 24, fEcheNa1.1, whole genome shotgun sequence contains the following coding sequences:
- the ubr7 gene encoding putative E3 ubiquitin-protein ligase UBR7 isoform X4, with translation MCDEQTVSLVDVLEEDEELEEEASAVLAGSDSDHCSYPQGYVKRQALYACNTCTPKGGEAAGVCLACSYKCHEGHELYELYTKRNFRCDCGNRKFTELQCKLYPDKDDFNILNKYSHNFFGVYCTCSRPYPDPDDQVEDEMIQCVVCEDWLHGRHLGCVVPDCVELQEMICESCMNKTPFLWTYAAHLAVPGAAAQVKEETGGNSNTDIKKKDQVNDVLKPSSKRGHEEVEPSCKLKELQEIGQARIQSGAVFWPSAWRSKLCFCNTCQERLSEADLSFLLDESDTVLAYEKKGKNNEQNQQGHDPLMSALDNLNRVQQLEIIHEYNDMKTELKDFLQRFAAEGKVVTPNDIRQFFEQQQSRKRRRVDAGRFYST, from the exons ATGTGTGACGAGCAGACTGTGTCTCTGGTTGATGTtctggaggaagatgaagaattGGAAGAAGAAGCTTCAGCTGTTTTGGCAGGAAGTGACTCAGATCACTGTTCATACCCCCAG ggctATGTGAAGCGCCAGGCTCTGTACGCCTGTAACACCTGTACACCAAaaggaggagaggcagcaggagTGTGTTTGGCGTGCTCGTATAAATGTCACGAAGGTCATGAACTTTACGAACTCTACACTAAGAG aaacTTTCGTTGTGACTgtggaaacaggaagttcacAGAGCTACAGTGTAAACTTTATCCT gaTAAAGATGActtcaatattttaaataaatacagtcaTAACTTCTTTGGCGTGTACTGTACCTGCAGCCGGCCTTATCCAGACCCAGATGACCAG gTGGAGGACGAGATGATTCAATGTGTTGTTTGTGAGGACTGGCTTCATGGAAGG CACTTAGGCTGTGTGGTTCCGGACTGTGTGGAGCTCCAGGAGATGATTTGTGAGTCCTGTATGAACAAAACCCCTTTCCTGTGGACCTACGCTGCTCACCTGGCAG TTCCAGGTGCAGCAGCACAGGTGAAGGAGGAAACGGGAGgaaactcaaacacagacattaaaaaaaaagatcag GTCAATGATGTCCTCAAGCCCAGCAGTAAACGAGGCCATGAAGAGGTGGAGCCCAGCTGCAAACTGAAGGAACTACAGGAGATTGGTCAGGCTAGAATCCAATCAGGAGCTGTGTTCTGGCCGTCAGCATGGCGCTCCAAACTCTGCTTCTGCAACACCTGCCAG GAGCGTCTATCTGAAGCTGATCTGTCTTTCCTGTTGGACGAGTCTGACACTGTCCTTGCCTAcgagaagaaaggaaagaacaatgaacaaaatcaACAAGGACATGACCCTCTGATGTCAGCACTGGATAACTTGAACCGGGTGCAGCAACTGGAGATCATCCATG aatACAATGACATGAAGACTGAGCTAAAAGACTTTCTGCAGAGATTTGCGGCCGAAGGAAAG GTTGTGACTCCCAACGACATCCGTCAGTTCTTCGAGCAGCAAC
- the ubr7 gene encoding putative E3 ubiquitin-protein ligase UBR7 isoform X3 produces MMNFRQRMGWEEQVMCDEQTVSLVDVLEEDEELEEEASAVLAGSDSDHCSYPQGYVKRQALYACNTCTPKGGEAAGVCLACSYKCHEGHELYELYTKRNFRCDCGNRKFTELQCKLYPDKDDFNILNKYSHNFFGVYCTCSRPYPDPDDQVEDEMIQCVVCEDWLHGRHLGCVVPDCVELQEMICESCMNKTPFLWTYAAHLAAQVKEETGGNSNTDIKKKDQVNDVLKPSSKRGHEEVEPSCKLKELQEIGQARIQSGAVFWPSAWRSKLCFCNTCQERLSEADLSFLLDESDTVLAYEKKGKNNEQNQQGHDPLMSALDNLNRVQQLEIIHEYNDMKTELKDFLQRFAAEGKVVTPNDIRQFFEQQQSRKRRRVDAGRFYST; encoded by the exons ATGATGAACTTCCGTCAGAGGATGGGATGG GAAGAGCAGGTCATGTGTGACGAGCAGACTGTGTCTCTGGTTGATGTtctggaggaagatgaagaattGGAAGAAGAAGCTTCAGCTGTTTTGGCAGGAAGTGACTCAGATCACTGTTCATACCCCCAG ggctATGTGAAGCGCCAGGCTCTGTACGCCTGTAACACCTGTACACCAAaaggaggagaggcagcaggagTGTGTTTGGCGTGCTCGTATAAATGTCACGAAGGTCATGAACTTTACGAACTCTACACTAAGAG aaacTTTCGTTGTGACTgtggaaacaggaagttcacAGAGCTACAGTGTAAACTTTATCCT gaTAAAGATGActtcaatattttaaataaatacagtcaTAACTTCTTTGGCGTGTACTGTACCTGCAGCCGGCCTTATCCAGACCCAGATGACCAG gTGGAGGACGAGATGATTCAATGTGTTGTTTGTGAGGACTGGCTTCATGGAAGG CACTTAGGCTGTGTGGTTCCGGACTGTGTGGAGCTCCAGGAGATGATTTGTGAGTCCTGTATGAACAAAACCCCTTTCCTGTGGACCTACGCTGCTCACCTGGCAG CACAGGTGAAGGAGGAAACGGGAGgaaactcaaacacagacattaaaaaaaaagatcag GTCAATGATGTCCTCAAGCCCAGCAGTAAACGAGGCCATGAAGAGGTGGAGCCCAGCTGCAAACTGAAGGAACTACAGGAGATTGGTCAGGCTAGAATCCAATCAGGAGCTGTGTTCTGGCCGTCAGCATGGCGCTCCAAACTCTGCTTCTGCAACACCTGCCAG GAGCGTCTATCTGAAGCTGATCTGTCTTTCCTGTTGGACGAGTCTGACACTGTCCTTGCCTAcgagaagaaaggaaagaacaatgaacaaaatcaACAAGGACATGACCCTCTGATGTCAGCACTGGATAACTTGAACCGGGTGCAGCAACTGGAGATCATCCATG aatACAATGACATGAAGACTGAGCTAAAAGACTTTCTGCAGAGATTTGCGGCCGAAGGAAAG GTTGTGACTCCCAACGACATCCGTCAGTTCTTCGAGCAGCAAC
- the ubr7 gene encoding putative E3 ubiquitin-protein ligase UBR7 isoform X2 — protein sequence MMNFRQRMGWEEQVMCDEQTVSLVDVLEEDEELEEEASAVLAGSDSDHCSYPQGYVKRQALYACNTCTPKGGEAAGVCLACSYKCHEGHELYELYTKRNFRCDCGNRKFTELQCKLYPDKDDFNILNKYSHNFFGVYCTCSRPYPDPDDQVEDEMIQCVVCEDWLHGRHLGCVVPDCVELQEMICESCMNKTPFLWTYAAHLAGAAAQVKEETGGNSNTDIKKKDQVNDVLKPSSKRGHEEVEPSCKLKELQEIGQARIQSGAVFWPSAWRSKLCFCNTCQERLSEADLSFLLDESDTVLAYEKKGKNNEQNQQGHDPLMSALDNLNRVQQLEIIHEYNDMKTELKDFLQRFAAEGKVVTPNDIRQFFEQQQSRKRRRVDAGRFYST from the exons ATGATGAACTTCCGTCAGAGGATGGGATGG GAAGAGCAGGTCATGTGTGACGAGCAGACTGTGTCTCTGGTTGATGTtctggaggaagatgaagaattGGAAGAAGAAGCTTCAGCTGTTTTGGCAGGAAGTGACTCAGATCACTGTTCATACCCCCAG ggctATGTGAAGCGCCAGGCTCTGTACGCCTGTAACACCTGTACACCAAaaggaggagaggcagcaggagTGTGTTTGGCGTGCTCGTATAAATGTCACGAAGGTCATGAACTTTACGAACTCTACACTAAGAG aaacTTTCGTTGTGACTgtggaaacaggaagttcacAGAGCTACAGTGTAAACTTTATCCT gaTAAAGATGActtcaatattttaaataaatacagtcaTAACTTCTTTGGCGTGTACTGTACCTGCAGCCGGCCTTATCCAGACCCAGATGACCAG gTGGAGGACGAGATGATTCAATGTGTTGTTTGTGAGGACTGGCTTCATGGAAGG CACTTAGGCTGTGTGGTTCCGGACTGTGTGGAGCTCCAGGAGATGATTTGTGAGTCCTGTATGAACAAAACCCCTTTCCTGTGGACCTACGCTGCTCACCTGGCAG GTGCAGCAGCACAGGTGAAGGAGGAAACGGGAGgaaactcaaacacagacattaaaaaaaaagatcag GTCAATGATGTCCTCAAGCCCAGCAGTAAACGAGGCCATGAAGAGGTGGAGCCCAGCTGCAAACTGAAGGAACTACAGGAGATTGGTCAGGCTAGAATCCAATCAGGAGCTGTGTTCTGGCCGTCAGCATGGCGCTCCAAACTCTGCTTCTGCAACACCTGCCAG GAGCGTCTATCTGAAGCTGATCTGTCTTTCCTGTTGGACGAGTCTGACACTGTCCTTGCCTAcgagaagaaaggaaagaacaatgaacaaaatcaACAAGGACATGACCCTCTGATGTCAGCACTGGATAACTTGAACCGGGTGCAGCAACTGGAGATCATCCATG aatACAATGACATGAAGACTGAGCTAAAAGACTTTCTGCAGAGATTTGCGGCCGAAGGAAAG GTTGTGACTCCCAACGACATCCGTCAGTTCTTCGAGCAGCAAC
- the ubr7 gene encoding putative E3 ubiquitin-protein ligase UBR7 isoform X1, which yields MMNFRQRMGWEEQVMCDEQTVSLVDVLEEDEELEEEASAVLAGSDSDHCSYPQGYVKRQALYACNTCTPKGGEAAGVCLACSYKCHEGHELYELYTKRNFRCDCGNRKFTELQCKLYPDKDDFNILNKYSHNFFGVYCTCSRPYPDPDDQVEDEMIQCVVCEDWLHGRHLGCVVPDCVELQEMICESCMNKTPFLWTYAAHLAVPGAAAQVKEETGGNSNTDIKKKDQVNDVLKPSSKRGHEEVEPSCKLKELQEIGQARIQSGAVFWPSAWRSKLCFCNTCQERLSEADLSFLLDESDTVLAYEKKGKNNEQNQQGHDPLMSALDNLNRVQQLEIIHEYNDMKTELKDFLQRFAAEGKVVTPNDIRQFFEQQQSRKRRRVDAGRFYST from the exons ATGATGAACTTCCGTCAGAGGATGGGATGG GAAGAGCAGGTCATGTGTGACGAGCAGACTGTGTCTCTGGTTGATGTtctggaggaagatgaagaattGGAAGAAGAAGCTTCAGCTGTTTTGGCAGGAAGTGACTCAGATCACTGTTCATACCCCCAG ggctATGTGAAGCGCCAGGCTCTGTACGCCTGTAACACCTGTACACCAAaaggaggagaggcagcaggagTGTGTTTGGCGTGCTCGTATAAATGTCACGAAGGTCATGAACTTTACGAACTCTACACTAAGAG aaacTTTCGTTGTGACTgtggaaacaggaagttcacAGAGCTACAGTGTAAACTTTATCCT gaTAAAGATGActtcaatattttaaataaatacagtcaTAACTTCTTTGGCGTGTACTGTACCTGCAGCCGGCCTTATCCAGACCCAGATGACCAG gTGGAGGACGAGATGATTCAATGTGTTGTTTGTGAGGACTGGCTTCATGGAAGG CACTTAGGCTGTGTGGTTCCGGACTGTGTGGAGCTCCAGGAGATGATTTGTGAGTCCTGTATGAACAAAACCCCTTTCCTGTGGACCTACGCTGCTCACCTGGCAG TTCCAGGTGCAGCAGCACAGGTGAAGGAGGAAACGGGAGgaaactcaaacacagacattaaaaaaaaagatcag GTCAATGATGTCCTCAAGCCCAGCAGTAAACGAGGCCATGAAGAGGTGGAGCCCAGCTGCAAACTGAAGGAACTACAGGAGATTGGTCAGGCTAGAATCCAATCAGGAGCTGTGTTCTGGCCGTCAGCATGGCGCTCCAAACTCTGCTTCTGCAACACCTGCCAG GAGCGTCTATCTGAAGCTGATCTGTCTTTCCTGTTGGACGAGTCTGACACTGTCCTTGCCTAcgagaagaaaggaaagaacaatgaacaaaatcaACAAGGACATGACCCTCTGATGTCAGCACTGGATAACTTGAACCGGGTGCAGCAACTGGAGATCATCCATG aatACAATGACATGAAGACTGAGCTAAAAGACTTTCTGCAGAGATTTGCGGCCGAAGGAAAG GTTGTGACTCCCAACGACATCCGTCAGTTCTTCGAGCAGCAAC
- the LOC115038163 gene encoding E3 ubiquitin-protein ligase TRIM50-like, whose protein sequence is MQKKKHSCKETHTAPVILRICNMERHQSLEEQLRCPVCLDIFTEPLMLQCGHSYCRCCVRSMTMDLLGQLQCPVCRCAVDGDSPPPNVSLARIIEALQEVSVSGGAQLESCPQHHNPLSLYCEDEQTVICGLCGSIGAHRGHKITPVSSVYSRMKEDISCLMTEFQHQKRKLEDQICKMANNKSRITNESDVLKWVVRKEFGELRRCLEVEEAGFMQQVETSATVLISLLQGQTDQLNQNLNQLQDAHNTLLDLSNEGHLDFIMKYGSIAPRFRESQELQQRDEQLFSSMNFRPGFNHNDIKLTVWKRLHRKVLPAPEVLKLDPQSAHPMLELHHGDTVVACGPLLQRLPDNPERFSYSYCVLTSRGFSSGKHYWEVEVGNKPKWRLGIIKGTTNRKAKLLKNPASGVWLIGLKDGVYEAFASRRTVLPVSEPPRRVGLFLDYEGGYLTFYNCDSPNELGFMYNFKLQAQGKVYPLLDVCWHDRGENKQALVLPQPQKQEQ, encoded by the exons atgcaaaaaaaaaaacacagctgtaaAGAGACCCACACAGCACCAGTCATTCTGAGGATCTGTAATATGGAGCGCCATCAAAGTCTGGAGGAGCAGCTCAGGTGTCCTGTATGTCTGGACATCTTTACTGAACCACTAATGTTACAATGCGGACACTCTTACTGCAG GTGCTGTGTGCGCTCCATGACGATGGACCTGCTCGGCCAGCTGCAGTGTCCTGTCTGTCGCTGTGCTGTGGACGGCGATAGTCCTCCTCCCAATGTTAGTCTGGCTCGAATTATTGAAGCACTGCag gaagtgagtgtTTCGGGTGGAGCTCAGTTGGAGTCCTGTCCTCAGCACCACAACCCCTTGAGTCTTTATTGTGAGGACGAACAAACAGTGATCTGTGGCCTCTGTGGAAGCATTGGTGCTCACCGTGGACACAAAATAACACCTGTGAGCTCCGTCTACAGCCGCATGAAG GAGGACATTTCCTGTCTGATGACAGAGTTCCAGCATCAAAAACGTAAACTGGAGGACCAGATCTGTAAAATGGCAAACAACAAATCCAGGATTACT AACGAGTCTGATGTGTTGAAGTGGGTGGTGAGGAAAGAGTTTGGGGAGCTGCGGCGCTgcctggaggtggaggaggcaggATTCATGCAGCAGGTGGAGACATCTGCCACGGTCCTAATTTCATTACTCCAAGGACAGACAGACCAATTAAACCAGAACCTGAACCAGCTGCAGGATGCCCACAATACCCTGCTGGACCTGAGCAATGAGGGGCATCTGGACTTCATCATG AAGTATGGATCAATAGCGCCAAG GTTCAGAGAGAGTCAGGAGCTTCAGCAGAGGGATGAACAACTCTTCAGCTCCATGAACTTCAGACCAGGATTCAACCACAACGACATCAAACTCACTGTGTGGAAAAGACTTCACAGAAAAGTCCTACCAG ctcCAGAGGTGTTAAAGCTGGATCCCCAGAGCGCTCACCCGATGTTGGAGCTCCATCATGGAGACACAGTGGTGGCCTGCGGGCCTCTGCTTCAGAGACTTCCTGATAATCCAGAGAGGTTCAGTTACAGTTACTGTGTCCTGACCAGCCGAGGCTTTTCTTCTGGGAAACACTACTGGGAG GTAGAGGTGGGCAATAAACCTAAATGGCGTCTTGGTATAATCAAAGGAACGACCAATCGCAAGGCAAAATTGCTGAAGAACCCAGCAAGCGGCGTTTGGCTAATTGGATTGAAGGATGGAGTTTATGAAGCCTTTGCTTCACGAAGGACAGTCCTGCCAGTGTCAGAACCCCCACGACGAGTGGGGTTGTTCCTGGACTATGAGGGTGGATATCTAACCTTCTATAACTGCGACAGTCCTAATGAGCTGGGCTTCATGTACAACTTCAAGCTTCAGGCCCAGGGGAAGGTCTACCCCCTGCTGGATGTCTGCTGGCATGATCgtggagaaaataaacaggCCCTCGTCCTCCCCCAGCCCCAGAAACAAGAACAGTGA
- the LOC115038162 gene encoding ankyrin repeat and SOCS box protein 2-like isoform X1 has translation MAAASISQSDTADAGQQLEDYSLYSHLNDDELLQVAIERSLTGTQCSDINSTKTTSNSAAAAIPPHQPDGATTQNPAKRNSSHNPPANQTNALYSSPNPPKEKLPDPKTFNGTVSHFMTGSGKRMVAYRTPDGHLVHIAPEPEEEEEPLFRAIREGDVNRVKALVMHSGTNLMLPSKPGWLALHEAVWYGQDACLRMLLAAQPGMINKRTGRGESALLIAVSKDQLPCLQVLLENGADPDITNYERETPLYRACERNSAAMVATLLNYGAAVNAHCIQGWTALQEAAVQNNVEICEMLVKAGAKHNNTNMYGISPLFSAAQTGQVAALRFLMKHGADINTQAADGATALYEAAKNGHEDVVELLLSQNADANQPGKMGFLPLHIAAQRGSDTIVSTLIPATSKARIRRTGISPLHLAAERNRDNVLETLIEAGFDVNAQLSEERSKLYEDRRSTALYFSVINNNIDAVRNLLAAGADPNLDVFKPLMVAARLGCIQMVTLLVEHGADINASIPTHPTTFPAVYMFSMKYLSMFKYLLDNGGHALSCFECVYGNQTHPPMKTTRSDRDEVTEMLPMRGVQFCEMISAPSICRWAGPILDVLLDYVGHVTLCSKLMEHLDSFSDWSVIKEKAAPPRPLIQLCRLQILHLVGGRCVKKLPLPGGLIRFLLHQEGSYDDC, from the exons ATGGCGGCTGCAAGCATTTCTCAGTCAGACACAGCAGATGCTGGTCAGCAGCTTGAGGATTATTCCCTCTATAGTCACCTGAACGATGATGAACTGCTGCAGGTTGCCATTGAGCGCAGTCTGACTGGCACACAATGCAGCGACATCAACTCAACCAAAACAACCAgcaactctgctgctgctgccatacCTCCTCACCAACCAGATGGAGCCACAACCCAGAACCCTGCAAAAAGGAACAGCTCCCATAATCCCCCTGCCAACCAGACCAATGCTCTCTACAGTTCTCCAAACCCTCCCAAGGAAAAGCTTCCTGATCC GAAGACATTTAATGGGACTGTCAGTCACTTCATGACAGGGTCTGGTAAGAGGATGGTGGCTTATCGCACACCTGATGGCCATCTGGTTCACATCGCTCCAGAACCTGAGGA GGAGGAGGAACCTCTGTTCAGAGCGATCCGTGAGGGAGATGTGAACAGAGTGAAAGCATTGGTGATGCATTCAGGAACAAACTTGATGCTACCGAGTAAACCTGGTTGGCTGGCTCTTCATGAGGCAGTGTGGTACGGCCAGGATGCCTGTCTGAGGATGCTGCTGGCAG CTCAGCCAGGGATGATCAACAAGCGAACTGGGCGCGGAGAGTCAGCGCTGCTGATTGCTGTGAGCAAAGACCAACTACCATGTCTTCAGGTGTTGTTGGAAAATGGAGCTGACCCTGACATCACAAACTATGAGAGAGAGACTCCACTGTACAGAG CTTGTGAGAGGAACAGTGCAGCGATGGTGGCGACGTTGTTGAACTATGGAGCGGCAGTGAATGCTCACTGTATTCAGGGTTGGACTGCACTGCAGGAAGCCGCAGTTCAAAACAATGTGGAGATCTGTGAAATGCTGGTGAAGGCCGGAGCTAAACACAACAATACTAACATGTATGGCATCTCACCGTTATTCAGTGCAGCCCAGACCGGCCAGGTTGCTGCTCTACGATTCCTCATGAAACACG GTGCAGACATTAACACTCAGGCTGCTGATGGAGCTACTGCTCTCTATGAAGCTGCTAAAAATGGACATGAGGACGTTGTAGAGCTGCTCCTTTCACAAAATGCAGATGCCAACCAACCTGGAAAGATGGGGTTTTTACCCCTTCACATTGCTGCCCAGAGAGGAAGTGACAC TATTGTGTCCACGTTGATCCCAGCCACCAGTAAGGCCAGAATCCGGCGGACGGGCATCAGCCCCCTTCATTTGGCAGCTGAGCGTAACCGTGACAACGTACTCGAGACTCTAATCGAGGCAGGATTTGACGTAAATGCACAGCTCTCTGAGGAACGTTCAAAGCTGTATGAAGACCGCCGCAGCACAGCGCTCTACTTCTCTGTCATCAACAATAACATCGATGCAGTGCGAAATCTGTTGGCTGCTGGTGCTGACCCAAACCTTGATGTGTTCAAACCACTGATGGTGGCAGCGAGATTAGGCTGCATCCAGATGGTCACCCTGCTGGTGGAACATGGAGCAGACATCAACGCCTCTATCCCCACCCACCCCACCACCTTTCCTGCTGTCTACATGTTCTCCATGAAGTATCTGTCCATGTTCAAATACCTGCTGGACAATGGAGGCCACGCCCTCTCTTGCTTTGAATGCGTCTATGGCAACCAGACACATCCACCAATGAAAACCACCCGGTCCGATAGGGATGAAGTGACAGAGATGCTGCCGATGAGAGGAGTTCAG TTCTGCGAGATGATCTCAGCCCCCAGTATCTGCCGGTGGGCGGGCCCAATCCTTGATGTACTATTAGACTACGTTGGCCATGTGACTCTTTGCTCCAAATTAATGGAGCACCTGGACAGCTTCTCTGACTGGAGTGTCATTAAGGAGAAGGCAG CTCCCCCCCGGCCACTGATTCAGCTCTGCAGGCTGCAGATTCTGCATCTGGTTGGAGGTCGATGCGTGAAGAAGCTGCCGCTGCCTGGAGGTCTGATCCGCTTCCTGCTGCATCAGGAGGGATCATATGATGACTGCTGA
- the LOC115038162 gene encoding ankyrin repeat and SOCS box protein 2-like isoform X2 — MAAASISQSDTADAGQQLEDYSLYSHLNDDELLQVAIERSLTGTQCSDINSTKTTSNSAAAAIPPHQPDGATTQNPAKRNSSHNPPANQTNALYSSPNPPKEKLPDPKTFNGTVSHFMTGSGKRMVAYRTPDGHLVHIAPEPEEEEEPLFRAIREGDVNRVKALVMHSGTNLMLPSKPGWLALHEAVWYGQDACLRMLLAAQPGMINKRTGRGESALLIAVSKDQLPCLQVLLENGADPDITNYERETPLYRACERNSAAMVATLLNYGAAVNAHCIQGWTALQEAAVQNNVEICEMLVKAGAKHNNTNMYGISPLFSAAQTGQVAALRFLMKHGADINTQAADGATALYEAAKNGHEDVVELLLSQNADANQPGKMGFLPLHIAAQRGSDTIVSTLIPATSKARIRRTGISPLHLAAERNRDNVLETLIEAGFDVNAQLSEERSKLYEDRRSTALYFSVINNNIDAVRNLLAAGADPNLDVFKPLMVAARLGCIQMVTLLVEHGADINASIPTHPTTFPAVYMFSMKYLSMFKYLLDNGGHALSCFECVYGNQTHPPMKTTRSDRDEVTEMLPMRGVQGG, encoded by the exons ATGGCGGCTGCAAGCATTTCTCAGTCAGACACAGCAGATGCTGGTCAGCAGCTTGAGGATTATTCCCTCTATAGTCACCTGAACGATGATGAACTGCTGCAGGTTGCCATTGAGCGCAGTCTGACTGGCACACAATGCAGCGACATCAACTCAACCAAAACAACCAgcaactctgctgctgctgccatacCTCCTCACCAACCAGATGGAGCCACAACCCAGAACCCTGCAAAAAGGAACAGCTCCCATAATCCCCCTGCCAACCAGACCAATGCTCTCTACAGTTCTCCAAACCCTCCCAAGGAAAAGCTTCCTGATCC GAAGACATTTAATGGGACTGTCAGTCACTTCATGACAGGGTCTGGTAAGAGGATGGTGGCTTATCGCACACCTGATGGCCATCTGGTTCACATCGCTCCAGAACCTGAGGA GGAGGAGGAACCTCTGTTCAGAGCGATCCGTGAGGGAGATGTGAACAGAGTGAAAGCATTGGTGATGCATTCAGGAACAAACTTGATGCTACCGAGTAAACCTGGTTGGCTGGCTCTTCATGAGGCAGTGTGGTACGGCCAGGATGCCTGTCTGAGGATGCTGCTGGCAG CTCAGCCAGGGATGATCAACAAGCGAACTGGGCGCGGAGAGTCAGCGCTGCTGATTGCTGTGAGCAAAGACCAACTACCATGTCTTCAGGTGTTGTTGGAAAATGGAGCTGACCCTGACATCACAAACTATGAGAGAGAGACTCCACTGTACAGAG CTTGTGAGAGGAACAGTGCAGCGATGGTGGCGACGTTGTTGAACTATGGAGCGGCAGTGAATGCTCACTGTATTCAGGGTTGGACTGCACTGCAGGAAGCCGCAGTTCAAAACAATGTGGAGATCTGTGAAATGCTGGTGAAGGCCGGAGCTAAACACAACAATACTAACATGTATGGCATCTCACCGTTATTCAGTGCAGCCCAGACCGGCCAGGTTGCTGCTCTACGATTCCTCATGAAACACG GTGCAGACATTAACACTCAGGCTGCTGATGGAGCTACTGCTCTCTATGAAGCTGCTAAAAATGGACATGAGGACGTTGTAGAGCTGCTCCTTTCACAAAATGCAGATGCCAACCAACCTGGAAAGATGGGGTTTTTACCCCTTCACATTGCTGCCCAGAGAGGAAGTGACAC TATTGTGTCCACGTTGATCCCAGCCACCAGTAAGGCCAGAATCCGGCGGACGGGCATCAGCCCCCTTCATTTGGCAGCTGAGCGTAACCGTGACAACGTACTCGAGACTCTAATCGAGGCAGGATTTGACGTAAATGCACAGCTCTCTGAGGAACGTTCAAAGCTGTATGAAGACCGCCGCAGCACAGCGCTCTACTTCTCTGTCATCAACAATAACATCGATGCAGTGCGAAATCTGTTGGCTGCTGGTGCTGACCCAAACCTTGATGTGTTCAAACCACTGATGGTGGCAGCGAGATTAGGCTGCATCCAGATGGTCACCCTGCTGGTGGAACATGGAGCAGACATCAACGCCTCTATCCCCACCCACCCCACCACCTTTCCTGCTGTCTACATGTTCTCCATGAAGTATCTGTCCATGTTCAAATACCTGCTGGACAATGGAGGCCACGCCCTCTCTTGCTTTGAATGCGTCTATGGCAACCAGACACATCCACCAATGAAAACCACCCGGTCCGATAGGGATGAAGTGACAGAGATGCTGCCGATGAGAGGAGTTCAG GGTGGTTGA